From a region of the Argiope bruennichi chromosome 8, qqArgBrue1.1, whole genome shotgun sequence genome:
- the LOC129980754 gene encoding bromodomain-containing protein bet-1-like, giving the protein MKQCVNTENSLNNDFDYKSSSITNEGSSNNYPIEFLSSEENKNPGNRDEYYSITNPEISESNSYSTFKSEFSEDESSSQKIRKRDDDEASADNEEESDLESDENGEELMPESDGNDELKTESSKNDELKTESSKNVELKPELGENRKFNPKSSENEEALNPESSENEEALAPESSDNEEALKSESDENEKESKPEPSKGGTFLGFGKPPISSPNDNEEVLPPPLSQNSSFPESDEEKNGKAEESVSISTSNLEESLILPTIGEGGIDYSDETYAFHSKPVPSDFSWQTGKSRTSGKRRGKGPAAAAARAKEFRPEDNWDEDSFYPRSFPRAWKLQKAKTVKPPQPMVSWNEFLVMQDKFQKNKLNPKLAPNNQLSLFHKSKDNLYNFVKDAIKRNKQIEKELMKLKKMLEK; this is encoded by the coding sequence ATGAAACAGTGTGTAAATACAGAGAActctttaaataatgatttcgATTATAAATCTTCATCTATAACTAATGAAGGATCCTCGAATAATTATCCAATTGAATTTCTTTCGAGTGAGGAAAACAAAAATCCGGGGAATCGCGATGAGTATTATTCGATTACAAATCCTGAAATTTCTGAATCAAACAGCTATTCAACTTTTAAAAGCGAATTTTCAGAAGATGAATCTTCGTCTCAAAAAATACGAAAACGTGACGATGATGAAGCCTCCGCAGATAACGAAGAAGAATCCGATCTTGAATCAGATGAAAATGGAGAAGAACTTATGCCAGAATCAGATGGAAATGATGAACTCAAGACTGAATCAAGTAAAAATGATGAACTCAAGACTGAATCAAGTAAAAATGTTGAACTCAAGCCTGAATTAGGtgaaaatcgaaaatttaatCCTAAATCAAGCGAAAACGAAGAAGCACTTAACCCTGAATCAAGCGAAAACGAAGAAGCACTTGCACCTGAATCAAGCGATAACGAAGAAGCATTAAAGTCAGAATCAGacgaaaatgaaaaagaatcaaaACCAGAGCCAAGCAAAGGCGGTACATTTTTAGGATTCGGAAAACCTCCTATTTCTTCCCCAAATGACAATGAAGAAGTTTTACCGCCTCCACTAAGCCAAAACTCTTCATTTCCTGAATCTGATGAAGAAAAGAATGGGAAAGCAGAAGAATCTGTATCTATATCAACAAGTAATCTGGAAGAATCCCTCATACTTCCAACCATTGGTGAAGGAGGTATAGATTATTCAGATGAGACATATGCATTCCACAGTAAACCAGTACCATCTGATTTTTCATGGCAAACAGGAAAATCTAGAACCAGCGGCAAGCGAAGAGGAAAGGGCCCAGCTGCTGCTGCTGCAAGAGCTAAAGAGTTTCGGCCGGAAGACAACTGGGATGAAGATTCATTCTACCCACGTTCTTTCCCAAGAGCCTGGAAACTTCAAAAAGCTAAAACAGTCAAACCTCCCCAACCAATGGTATCTTGGAACGAGTTTTTAGTTATGCaggacaaatttcaaaaaaacaagcTAAATCCAAAATTAGCACCGAATAATCAATTAAGTTTGTTTCACAAATCTAAAGATaatctgtataattttgtaaaagatgCAATCAAGCGAAAcaaacaaattgaaaaagaattaatgaaattaaagaagaTGCTGGAGAAGTaa